One genomic segment of Photobacterium sp. DA100 includes these proteins:
- a CDS encoding zinc ribbon-containing protein, with product MATKKKDYEALLEQVTETLKHSPDELKHWAEVTEKYRQAASDMTKDELALISAYLKRDVKEFGRNADESPAPFSDSPFYRVVKETIWEGLAEATDKTQIEWHEVMDDLRHQGVYEAGEIVGLGHLVCEKCGHDEVITHVKEISPCLKCGHTRFTRKPLSP from the coding sequence ATGGCAACAAAGAAAAAGGATTATGAGGCGCTACTCGAGCAAGTCACTGAAACTCTCAAGCATAGCCCCGATGAGCTAAAACACTGGGCTGAAGTGACGGAAAAGTACCGCCAGGCGGCCAGCGATATGACCAAAGACGAGCTGGCGTTGATTTCTGCTTACCTCAAGCGGGACGTGAAGGAGTTCGGCCGGAATGCCGATGAAAGCCCGGCCCCGTTCAGTGACAGCCCTTTTTACCGGGTGGTGAAAGAAACCATTTGGGAAGGTCTGGCAGAGGCAACGGACAAGACCCAGATCGAGTGGCACGAAGTCATGGATGATCTCAGGCACCAAGGGGTATACGAGGCTGGCGAGATTGTTGGCCTTGGTCACTTGGTTTGCGAAAAGTGCGGCCATGACGAAGTGATCACTCACGTCAAGGAAATCTCTCCCTGTCTGAAATGCGGTCATACCCGCTTTACCCGCAAGCCGCTGTCTCCCTAG
- a CDS encoding lipid-binding SYLF domain-containing protein, with product MKSINKLFAMLCSVAMLCVATGSVAKEDLETQAALTQFQAAPQTQPFFHTAYGYAVFPSVGKGGFWVGGAYGSGTVFKNGQITGHAKLYQVSFGLQFGGQSYSEIVFFQDKRAYERFMSGNFELDASASAVALTEGAQANAGTSGLRASAGGKFVDADYTNGVAVFTVAKGGMMVEAAIAGQKFSVTPVQGTSQPSAQLPEPAPTAVVVNTIEPLE from the coding sequence ATGAAATCGATCAACAAATTATTCGCCATGCTATGCAGCGTGGCCATGCTCTGCGTCGCTACCGGCTCGGTCGCAAAAGAAGATCTTGAGACCCAGGCGGCCCTGACCCAGTTCCAAGCGGCCCCGCAAACCCAGCCATTTTTCCACACAGCCTACGGCTATGCAGTCTTCCCTTCGGTCGGTAAGGGCGGCTTCTGGGTCGGCGGTGCCTACGGCAGCGGTACGGTCTTCAAAAATGGCCAGATCACCGGTCATGCCAAGCTGTACCAAGTCTCTTTCGGCCTGCAGTTCGGCGGCCAGTCCTACAGCGAGATCGTGTTCTTCCAGGACAAACGCGCCTATGAACGCTTCATGAGCGGCAACTTCGAACTCGATGCCTCTGCTTCTGCGGTGGCCTTGACCGAGGGTGCTCAAGCCAATGCCGGAACGTCGGGCTTGCGTGCCAGCGCCGGTGGCAAATTCGTCGATGCCGATTACACCAACGGGGTCGCCGTCTTTACCGTAGCCAAAGGCGGAATGATGGTGGAAGCGGCGATCGCCGGCCAGAAGTTCAGTGTCACGCCAGTTCAGGGGACCAGCCAGCCATCCGCCCAGTTGCCCGAGCCGGCTCCTACGGCCGTGGTGGTAAACACTATCGAGCCGCTGGAATAA
- the lnt gene encoding apolipoprotein N-acyltransferase, whose protein sequence is MTTNTLKKLGQPLLAVPAGALATLSFAPYHHWYLAPLSLFIFLYLLQNQSAKRSALIGLLWGLGLFGTGISWVHVSIANFGGMPWIAGWGLMALLIGYLALYPAVFGALFNKFNRGRPFHQLMLSGPVIWLILDWIRGWLMTGFPWLWLGYSQIDSPYAGFAPILGVEGITLAIVLSTGALVAAACYRNWRPLLVPAFILALGLLAGQKQWVKPDSDNAVDVAMIQGNVPQEIKWLPSQRWPTLMKYTDLTRENWGADLIIWPEAAIPALETQVTTFLQNLDAAARNNNSTVITGVLDQNEDGEFYNNILTLGVNAVGPYQYEQAERYSKHHLLPFGEFVPFEDILRPLAPFFNLPMSSFSRGDYIQPNLEANGYSLAPALCYEVAFSEQVRRNVNVDTEFLLTLSNDTWFGKSIGPFQHMEIAQMRSLELGKPLLRATNSGLTGIVDHQGKIIEQIPQFETGVLRAKVIPTIGMTPYTTLGSWPLYIYLLWSVALSWLLIRRQAGRFRDEQPQINYHD, encoded by the coding sequence ATGACGACAAATACCCTTAAGAAGTTGGGACAGCCGTTGCTGGCTGTCCCAGCAGGTGCCTTAGCCACCCTATCCTTCGCCCCGTACCACCATTGGTACCTTGCTCCCCTTTCTCTGTTTATTTTTCTCTACCTACTCCAGAACCAATCGGCCAAGCGCTCAGCCTTGATAGGTTTGCTGTGGGGATTAGGCTTATTCGGAACCGGGATCAGCTGGGTCCATGTCAGTATTGCCAATTTCGGCGGCATGCCATGGATTGCGGGCTGGGGATTGATGGCCCTGCTCATCGGCTACCTTGCCCTCTACCCAGCCGTATTCGGCGCCCTTTTCAACAAATTCAACCGCGGCCGCCCATTCCACCAGCTGATGCTGAGCGGCCCGGTGATCTGGCTCATCCTCGACTGGATCCGCGGCTGGCTGATGACCGGCTTCCCGTGGCTGTGGCTGGGCTACAGCCAGATTGACAGCCCTTATGCCGGCTTTGCCCCGATTCTGGGTGTCGAAGGGATCACCCTCGCCATCGTATTGAGCACCGGCGCCCTGGTCGCAGCAGCCTGTTACCGCAACTGGCGCCCGCTCCTGGTTCCGGCCTTCATCCTGGCCCTTGGCCTGCTAGCCGGCCAGAAGCAATGGGTCAAACCCGATAGCGACAATGCGGTGGATGTGGCGATGATCCAGGGTAACGTCCCGCAAGAGATCAAGTGGCTGCCAAGCCAGCGCTGGCCGACCCTGATGAAGTACACCGATCTGACCCGCGAGAACTGGGGCGCAGATTTGATCATCTGGCCGGAGGCGGCGATCCCGGCCCTGGAAACCCAGGTCACCACCTTCCTGCAGAACCTCGATGCCGCGGCGCGCAATAACAACAGCACCGTCATTACCGGCGTTCTGGATCAGAACGAGGACGGCGAGTTTTACAACAACATCCTGACCCTTGGCGTCAATGCGGTCGGTCCGTACCAGTACGAGCAGGCAGAGCGCTACAGCAAGCACCACCTGCTGCCGTTTGGTGAGTTTGTGCCGTTTGAAGATATCCTGCGTCCGCTGGCCCCGTTCTTCAATCTGCCGATGTCGTCGTTCAGCCGTGGTGATTACATCCAGCCGAACCTCGAAGCCAATGGCTACTCGCTGGCACCGGCACTGTGCTACGAAGTCGCGTTCAGCGAACAGGTTCGCCGCAACGTCAATGTCGATACCGAGTTCCTGCTGACCCTATCCAACGATACCTGGTTCGGTAAGTCCATCGGCCCGTTCCAGCACATGGAAATTGCCCAGATGCGCTCGCTTGAGCTCGGTAAACCCCTGCTGCGCGCGACCAACAGCGGTCTGACCGGGATTGTCGATCACCAAGGCAAAATCATCGAGCAGATCCCGCAGTTCGAAACCGGGGTACTGAGGGCCAAGGTGATTCCGACCATCGGCATGACACCGTATACCACCCTCGGCAGCTGGCCGCTGTATATCTACCTGTTGTGGTCCGTTGCCCTGTCATGGCTGCTGATCCGCCGCCAGGCCGGTCGCTTTCGGGACGAGCAGCCGCAAATCAATTATCACGACTGA
- the corC gene encoding CNNM family magnesium/cobalt transport protein CorC (CorC(YbeX) belongs to the Cyclin M Mg2+ Exporter (CNNM) family, and was characterized as belonging to a set of three proteins, at least one of which must be present for CorA to function.) → MNEDNSQNSEGPSRKSFFERIGQLFQGEPQNREELVEVFRDSEENDLIDHDTRDMLEGVMEISEMRVRDIMIPRSQMVTIERSQKLEDLIDLIVDAQHSRYPVISDDKDHVEGILLAKDLLRYLLPNSEPFDMDKVLRPAVVVPESKRVDRLLKEFREERYHMAIVVDEFGGVSGVITIEDILEQIVGEIEDEFDDEEEQDIRQLSKHTFAVKALTTIEEFNEMFHTQFSDEEVDTVGGLVMTSFGHLPTRGEIVELAGYSFKVTSADNRRVIQLQVTVPHEAPQPTTTS, encoded by the coding sequence ATGAACGAAGATAACTCACAAAATTCTGAAGGTCCGAGTAGAAAGTCCTTCTTTGAACGAATTGGCCAGCTATTTCAGGGCGAGCCGCAGAACCGCGAAGAGCTAGTTGAAGTTTTCCGTGATTCAGAAGAAAACGATTTGATCGACCACGACACCCGCGACATGCTCGAAGGGGTCATGGAAATCTCCGAGATGCGTGTCCGTGACATCATGATCCCGCGCTCTCAGATGGTCACAATCGAGCGTTCTCAGAAGCTAGAGGATCTGATTGATTTAATTGTTGATGCCCAGCACTCACGCTACCCGGTGATCAGTGACGACAAAGACCACGTCGAAGGGATCCTTCTGGCCAAAGATCTGTTGCGTTACCTACTCCCGAACAGCGAACCGTTCGACATGGATAAAGTACTGCGACCTGCGGTCGTTGTCCCTGAAAGCAAGCGCGTTGACCGCCTGCTCAAGGAATTCCGGGAAGAGCGCTACCACATGGCGATTGTGGTCGACGAGTTTGGTGGGGTATCAGGTGTTATCACCATTGAAGATATTCTTGAGCAAATCGTTGGCGAAATCGAAGATGAATTCGACGACGAGGAAGAGCAGGATATCCGTCAGTTAAGCAAGCATACTTTTGCGGTAAAAGCACTGACAACCATTGAAGAGTTCAATGAAATGTTCCATACCCAGTTCAGCGACGAGGAAGTCGATACCGTAGGCGGCCTGGTCATGACCAGCTTCGGCCACCTGCCGACTCGAGGTGAAATCGTTGAATTGGCGGGCTACTCATTCAAGGTGACGTCTGCCGACAACCGCCGGGTTATTCAGTTGCAAGTGACCGTGCCTCACGAAGCACCTCAACCGACGACAACATCATAA
- the ybeY gene encoding rRNA maturation RNase YbeY, whose protein sequence is MAIYLDLQVATESADGMPSEAQFQQWLEAAITPFQADAEVTIRLVDEEESHGLNHEYRGKDKPTNVLSFPFEAPPGVELELLGDLIICRQVVENEAQEQDKPLHAHWAHMVVHGSLHLLGYDHIEDDEAEEMEGLETEIMQQMGFADPYAEEKH, encoded by the coding sequence ATGGCGATTTATCTTGATCTCCAAGTGGCTACCGAAAGCGCCGACGGTATGCCGAGCGAAGCACAATTCCAGCAGTGGCTGGAGGCAGCTATCACCCCATTCCAGGCCGATGCCGAGGTGACAATCCGCCTGGTCGACGAAGAAGAGAGCCATGGCCTGAACCACGAGTACCGCGGCAAGGACAAACCGACCAACGTGTTGTCTTTCCCGTTCGAGGCGCCGCCGGGGGTTGAACTGGAACTGCTGGGTGATTTGATCATTTGCCGACAGGTTGTCGAAAATGAGGCCCAGGAGCAGGATAAACCTCTTCATGCCCACTGGGCACACATGGTTGTACATGGCAGTCTCCATCTGCTAGGTTATGACCATATCGAGGACGACGAAGCGGAAGAGATGGAAGGCTTGGAAACGGAAATCATGCAGCAGATGGGCTTTGCCGATCCGTATGCCGAAGAAAAGCACTAA
- a CDS encoding PhoH family protein — MLSKVITIEFNLEPANNQRLSSLCGPFDDNIKQLERRLGVEINHRSSSFSVVGQPHTAEAAAHIIKTLYVDTAPVRNTIPDIEPDQVHLAIKESGVLEQSTESSIPYGKEVVIKTKKGVIKPRTPNQAQYIANMVRHDITFGIGPAGTGKTYLAVAAAVDALERQEIRRILLTRPAVEAGEKLGFLPGDLSQKVDPYLRPLYDALFEMLGFERVEKLIERNVIEVAPLAYMRGRTLNDAFIILDESQNTTVEQMKMFLTRIGFNSRAVITGDVTQIDLPRGARSGLRHAIEVLSEVDEISFNFFQADDVVRHPVVARIVQAYEVWESEDQKQRKLAEQRRREEQAAKQAPVAAPAPVANQDETEKTN, encoded by the coding sequence ATCTTGAGCAAAGTTATTACTATTGAATTCAATCTGGAACCCGCCAATAACCAGCGCCTTTCCAGCCTTTGTGGCCCTTTCGACGATAACATCAAACAACTTGAACGCCGTTTGGGTGTAGAAATAAACCACCGCAGCAGCAGTTTCAGCGTCGTCGGCCAGCCCCACACCGCCGAAGCCGCCGCCCATATCATCAAAACCCTGTACGTCGATACCGCCCCGGTTCGCAATACCATTCCTGATATCGAGCCTGATCAGGTTCACCTGGCCATCAAAGAGTCCGGTGTCCTGGAGCAATCGACCGAGTCGAGCATTCCTTACGGCAAAGAAGTGGTGATCAAAACCAAGAAAGGGGTGATCAAGCCACGCACGCCTAACCAGGCCCAGTACATTGCCAACATGGTCCGCCATGACATTACCTTCGGGATTGGCCCGGCAGGTACCGGTAAAACCTACCTGGCGGTTGCTGCCGCCGTCGATGCCCTCGAGCGTCAGGAAATCCGCCGCATCCTGCTGACCCGCCCAGCGGTCGAAGCCGGTGAAAAGCTGGGCTTCCTACCGGGAGACCTTAGCCAGAAAGTCGACCCGTATCTGCGCCCGCTGTACGACGCCCTGTTCGAAATGCTGGGCTTCGAGCGTGTCGAGAAGCTGATTGAACGCAATGTGATTGAAGTGGCGCCGCTTGCCTACATGCGTGGCCGTACTCTCAATGACGCCTTCATCATCCTCGACGAGAGCCAGAACACCACTGTCGAACAGATGAAGATGTTCCTGACCCGTATCGGATTCAACTCGCGCGCCGTGATCACTGGTGACGTCACTCAGATCGACCTGCCTCGCGGTGCCCGCTCGGGCCTGCGCCACGCGATTGAAGTCTTGTCTGAGGTCGATGAAATCAGCTTCAACTTCTTCCAGGCCGACGACGTTGTTCGCCACCCGGTCGTCGCCCGTATCGTCCAGGCCTACGAGGTCTGGGAAAGCGAAGATCAGAAACAGCGCAAACTGGCCGAGCAGCGCCGACGTGAAGAGCAAGCCGCCAAGCAGGCCCCCGTTGCAGCCCCGGCACCAGTTGCCAACCAAGACGAAACGGAAAAAACAAACTAA
- the miaB gene encoding tRNA (N6-isopentenyl adenosine(37)-C2)-methylthiotransferase MiaB: protein MAKKLLIKTWGCQMNEYDSSKMADLLNAANGFELTEEPEEADVLLLNTCSIREKAQEKVFHQLGRWKTLKDKKPELVIGVGGCVATQEGDSIRQRAPYVDVIFGPQTLHRLPEMIKQSQSDDAPVMDISFPEIEKFDRLPEPRAEGPTAFVSIMEGCSKYCTYCVVPYTRGEEVSRPLDDVLFEIAQLAEQGVREVNLLGQNVNAYRGATHDDEIATFAELLRLVAAIDGIDRIRYTTSHPIEFTDDIIEVYQDTPEVVSFLHLPVQSGSDRILANMKRPHTAIEYKSKIRKLRKARPDITISSDFIVGFPGESDQDFQDTMKLIRDVDFDISFSFIFSARPGTPAADYPCDLSEEVKKQRLYELQQQINTQAMRYSRQMLGTEQRILVEGPSKKNVMELRGRTENNRVVNFAGSPELIGQFVDVKITDVFTNSLRGELVRTEAEMDLRVAMTPAEVMEKTRKEDELGVGVYTP, encoded by the coding sequence ATGGCTAAGAAACTGCTTATCAAAACCTGGGGTTGCCAGATGAACGAATACGATTCATCGAAAATGGCCGATCTTCTTAATGCAGCCAATGGCTTCGAGTTAACGGAAGAACCAGAAGAAGCAGACGTTCTGCTGCTTAACACCTGCTCCATCCGTGAAAAAGCCCAGGAAAAAGTGTTCCACCAGCTTGGTCGCTGGAAAACCCTAAAAGACAAGAAACCTGAGCTAGTGATCGGCGTCGGTGGCTGTGTAGCAACCCAGGAAGGCGACTCAATCCGCCAGCGTGCACCGTATGTCGATGTGATCTTCGGCCCACAGACACTGCACCGCCTGCCTGAGATGATCAAGCAATCGCAAAGCGATGATGCGCCAGTCATGGATATTTCTTTCCCGGAAATCGAGAAGTTCGACCGCCTGCCAGAACCTCGTGCCGAAGGCCCGACGGCGTTCGTTTCCATCATGGAAGGCTGCTCGAAGTACTGCACCTACTGTGTGGTCCCTTACACCCGTGGTGAAGAAGTTAGCCGCCCGCTGGATGACGTACTGTTCGAAATCGCCCAGCTGGCAGAACAAGGCGTGCGTGAAGTCAACCTGCTTGGCCAAAACGTGAATGCCTACCGTGGCGCTACCCACGACGACGAAATCGCGACGTTTGCCGAGCTGCTGCGCCTGGTGGCAGCCATCGACGGCATCGACCGTATCCGCTATACCACCAGCCACCCGATCGAGTTCACCGATGACATCATCGAAGTGTACCAAGACACCCCTGAGGTGGTGAGCTTCCTGCACCTGCCGGTACAAAGTGGTTCCGACCGCATCCTGGCCAACATGAAGCGCCCGCACACGGCGATCGAGTACAAGTCGAAAATCCGCAAGCTGCGCAAGGCGCGCCCGGATATCACCATCAGCTCTGACTTCATCGTTGGTTTCCCGGGCGAGTCCGATCAGGACTTCCAGGATACGATGAAACTGATCCGCGATGTCGACTTCGACATCAGCTTCAGCTTTATCTTCTCGGCCCGTCCTGGTACCCCGGCAGCCGATTACCCGTGTGATCTGTCTGAAGAAGTGAAGAAACAGCGCTTGTACGAACTGCAGCAACAGATCAATACTCAGGCTATGCGCTACTCACGCCAGATGTTGGGTACCGAACAGCGTATCCTGGTTGAAGGTCCATCGAAGAAGAACGTGATGGAGCTGCGTGGCCGCACCGAGAACAACCGCGTGGTGAACTTCGCAGGTTCGCCGGAGCTGATCGGCCAGTTCGTGGACGTGAAAATCACCGACGTATTCACCAACTCGCTACGTGGTGAGCTGGTTCGTACTGAAGCGGAAATGGACCTGCGCGTGGCCATGACTCCTGCCGAAGTGATGGAAAAGACACGCAAAGAAGATGAATTGGGTGTTGGCGTATATACTCCATAG
- the mtgA gene encoding monofunctional biosynthetic peptidoglycan transglycosylase, translating into MTGFIKRWLIRLLLLALVLPILLVLAGKYIDPPVWGWQLHRTIFPPQSYPPRAAHQWVPMAAISPNAQLAVIAAEDQHFPDHYGVDINAILTILKQTGSDGPSRGGSTITQQTAKNLFLFPSRTFLRKGAELYFALWMELLWDKSRILEVYLNIVEFGPGLFGVEAASQTFFGIPASRLSAQQAAQLAAVLPNPYRMEPAPMTRYVQQRSRWIRQQMRQLGLQTLNKLKPVAPE; encoded by the coding sequence ATGACTGGATTTATCAAACGCTGGCTGATCAGGCTATTGCTGCTGGCCCTTGTGTTACCCATCCTGCTGGTATTGGCCGGGAAGTACATCGACCCGCCGGTCTGGGGCTGGCAGCTTCACCGCACAATATTTCCGCCGCAAAGCTATCCGCCGCGGGCCGCCCACCAATGGGTGCCAATGGCAGCCATATCGCCCAATGCCCAGCTGGCGGTCATTGCCGCCGAAGATCAGCACTTTCCCGACCACTACGGCGTGGATATCAACGCGATTTTGACCATCCTCAAACAGACCGGCAGCGACGGCCCCAGCCGGGGCGGCAGTACCATCACCCAGCAAACCGCCAAGAACCTTTTCCTGTTCCCGTCCCGTACCTTCCTGCGCAAAGGGGCGGAGCTCTATTTTGCCCTATGGATGGAGTTGCTCTGGGACAAGTCGCGGATCTTGGAAGTCTACCTGAACATCGTCGAATTCGGCCCCGGGTTGTTCGGGGTCGAGGCCGCCAGCCAGACCTTCTTCGGGATCCCTGCCAGCCGGCTGAGTGCCCAGCAAGCCGCCCAACTGGCGGCGGTATTGCCCAACCCCTACCGGATGGAGCCGGCGCCCATGACCCGCTATGTCCAGCAGCGCAGCCGCTGGATCCGCCAGCAGATGCGCCAGCTTGGTTTGCAAACCCTCAATAAACTCAAACCGGTAGCGCCGGAGTAA
- a CDS encoding 2-octaprenyl-3-methyl-6-methoxy-1,4-benzoquinol hydroxylase, with the protein MEQFDVVVAGGGMVGAATAIGLAQQGLSVAVLEGVTPAPYDSSQPMDLRVSAISPHSVSLLERLGAWEAVTAMRLCPYKRLETWEHPECRTRFSAEQMHLDRLGYIVENRVIQLALWQQFELYPNLLLKCPAKMVSATATGRGYEITLEDGCQLHATLLVGADGAQSRVREQAGIGITAWDYRQHCMLINVETALPQQDITWQMFTPHGPRSFLPLPGHQASLVWYDSPARIQQLSALSPEQLEAQIVAHFPAEVGEIKVLRHGSFPLTRRHAQQYYQPGIVLLGDAAHTINPLAGQGVNLGFKDVDVLLHEIEKAGQDWPDVRVLKAYERRRRPDNLLMQSGMDFFYTAFSNDLLPLKFMRNAGLKLAEQAGPIKQKVLKYAMGM; encoded by the coding sequence ATGGAACAGTTTGATGTGGTTGTGGCGGGCGGCGGTATGGTTGGGGCGGCAACAGCTATAGGTTTGGCCCAGCAGGGGTTATCCGTTGCAGTATTGGAAGGGGTGACCCCTGCCCCGTATGACTCTTCGCAACCGATGGATCTGCGGGTCTCGGCCATTTCCCCACACTCGGTTTCATTACTCGAGCGGCTGGGCGCCTGGGAGGCGGTGACGGCCATGCGCCTGTGTCCCTACAAGCGCCTGGAGACCTGGGAGCACCCAGAATGCCGGACCCGTTTCAGCGCCGAGCAGATGCACCTTGATCGCCTGGGCTACATTGTCGAGAACCGGGTGATCCAACTGGCGCTGTGGCAGCAATTCGAGCTGTATCCTAACCTGCTGTTGAAATGCCCGGCAAAAATGGTTTCCGCTACCGCAACAGGCCGTGGTTACGAGATCACGCTTGAAGATGGCTGCCAGCTGCATGCCACCTTGCTGGTTGGGGCCGACGGTGCTCAGTCTCGTGTCCGCGAGCAGGCCGGTATTGGTATTACTGCGTGGGACTACCGCCAGCACTGCATGCTGATCAATGTGGAAACCGCCTTGCCGCAGCAGGATATTACCTGGCAGATGTTCACGCCTCACGGCCCGCGCTCGTTCCTGCCGCTGCCGGGCCATCAGGCCTCACTGGTATGGTACGACAGCCCGGCACGGATCCAGCAGCTCTCTGCGCTGAGCCCCGAGCAGCTGGAGGCCCAGATCGTTGCCCATTTCCCGGCAGAGGTTGGCGAAATCAAAGTACTCCGCCACGGTAGCTTTCCGCTGACCCGCCGCCATGCCCAGCAATATTACCAACCCGGGATCGTGCTGTTGGGTGATGCGGCCCATACCATCAACCCATTGGCTGGGCAGGGGGTTAACCTTGGCTTCAAGGACGTCGATGTCTTGCTGCATGAAATCGAAAAAGCGGGACAGGACTGGCCGGATGTACGGGTACTCAAAGCCTATGAGCGCCGTCGTCGTCCGGATAACCTATTGATGCAGAGCGGCATGGACTTTTTCTATACCGCGTTCAGTAATGATCTGTTGCCGCTGAAGTTTATGCGCAATGCTGGGCTGAAGCTGGCCGAGCAAGCTGGGCCGATTAAGCAGAAAGTACTGAAATACGCGATGGGTATGTAA
- the ychF gene encoding redox-regulated ATPase YchF — MGFKCGIVGLPNVGKSTLFNALTKAGIEAANFPFCTIEPNTGVVPVPDLRLDALAAIVNPERILPTTMEFVDIAGLVAGASKGEGLGNKFLANIRETDAIGHVVRCFENENIVHVAGKIHPLEDIEVINLELALADLDTCERAIQRQAKRAKGGDKDAKFEITVLEKMLPTLSEGGMARSVELSKEEFAAISYLNFLTLKPTMYIANVSEDGFEDNEYLDMVREHAAKENAVVVPVCAAIESEIAELDDADREEFLADMGIEEPGLNRVIRSGYELLNLQTYFTAGVKEVRAWTIPVGATAPQAAGKIHTDFEKGFIRAEVVGYDNFIEFNGENGAKEAGKWRLEGKDYIVKDGDVVHFRFNV, encoded by the coding sequence ATGGGTTTTAAATGCGGAATCGTCGGCCTGCCTAACGTAGGTAAGTCCACTCTTTTCAACGCCCTGACCAAAGCAGGGATCGAGGCAGCGAACTTCCCGTTCTGTACAATCGAACCAAACACAGGCGTCGTGCCAGTGCCGGATCTGCGCCTTGATGCCCTAGCAGCTATCGTTAACCCTGAGCGTATCTTGCCGACAACGATGGAATTCGTTGATATCGCCGGTTTGGTTGCGGGCGCATCAAAAGGTGAGGGCCTAGGTAACAAATTCCTGGCTAACATCCGTGAAACCGACGCGATCGGCCATGTCGTGCGTTGTTTCGAGAACGAAAACATCGTTCACGTAGCGGGTAAGATCCACCCGCTCGAGGATATCGAGGTGATCAACCTAGAGCTTGCTCTGGCTGATCTTGATACCTGTGAGCGTGCTATCCAACGCCAAGCCAAGCGTGCCAAAGGCGGTGACAAAGACGCGAAGTTCGAAATCACTGTACTTGAAAAGATGCTGCCGACCCTGAGTGAAGGCGGTATGGCGCGTTCGGTTGAACTGAGCAAAGAAGAGTTCGCGGCGATCAGCTACCTGAACTTCCTAACGCTCAAGCCAACCATGTACATTGCCAACGTTAGCGAAGATGGCTTCGAAGACAACGAGTACCTGGACATGGTGCGCGAGCACGCGGCAAAAGAAAACGCGGTGGTTGTGCCGGTATGTGCGGCTATCGAGTCGGAAATTGCTGAACTTGACGATGCTGACCGCGAGGAGTTCCTGGCTGACATGGGTATCGAAGAGCCGGGCCTTAACCGTGTGATCCGCTCTGGTTACGAGTTGCTGAACCTACAAACTTACTTCACCGCGGGTGTGAAGGAAGTGCGTGCATGGACTATCCCTGTTGGCGCAACCGCTCCTCAGGCTGCGGGTAAAATCCACACCGACTTCGAGAAAGGCTTCATCCGTGCCGAAGTGGTTGGTTACGACAACTTCATCGAGTTCAACGGCGAGAACGGTGCGAAAGAAGCAGGCAAATGGCGTTTGGAAGGTAAAGACTACATCGTTAAAGACGGTGATGTGGTTCACTTCCGCTTCAACGTATAA
- the pth gene encoding aminoacyl-tRNA hydrolase: MSNNIRLLVGLANPGAEYARTRHNAGAWVVEELARIHNVSLREEAKYFGQTGRIQTNGQDLRLLIPSTYMNLSGKSVAALAKFFQIKPEEIMVAHDELDLPPGVAKFKKGGGHGGHNGLRDIISKMGNNKDFFRLRIGIGHPGDKNKVAGFVLGKAPAKEQENIDAAVDEAVRCMDILLKDGLNKAQNRLHSFKAV; encoded by the coding sequence GTGAGTAACAATATTCGCCTACTTGTTGGCCTAGCAAACCCCGGTGCCGAATATGCCAGGACCCGTCACAACGCAGGTGCCTGGGTGGTAGAAGAGCTGGCCCGTATACACAATGTCAGCCTGCGAGAAGAAGCCAAGTACTTTGGCCAGACCGGCCGGATCCAGACCAACGGCCAGGATCTTCGCTTGTTGATCCCCTCTACCTACATGAACCTCTCGGGTAAGTCGGTTGCTGCTCTGGCAAAGTTCTTCCAGATCAAGCCAGAAGAGATCATGGTTGCCCACGACGAGCTTGACCTTCCCCCGGGTGTCGCCAAGTTCAAGAAAGGTGGCGGTCACGGTGGTCACAACGGCCTGCGCGACATCATCAGCAAGATGGGCAACAACAAAGATTTCTTCCGCCTGCGGATTGGTATCGGCCACCCGGGTGACAAGAACAAGGTTGCCGGTTTTGTCCTTGGCAAGGCGCCTGCCAAAGAGCAGGAGAATATCGATGCCGCCGTTGATGAAGCGGTACGCTGCATGGATATTTTGCTAAAAGATGGCTTAAACAAAGCCCAAAATCGACTACATTCATTCAAAGCTGTTTAA